A stretch of the Uranotaenia lowii strain MFRU-FL chromosome 3, ASM2978415v1, whole genome shotgun sequence genome encodes the following:
- the LOC129754156 gene encoding glutamate decarboxylase-like: MKGLLITCNQMSAEYLFMTDKLYDISYDTGDKVIQCGRHNDIFKLWLQWRSKGNEGFEQHMDHLMELTEYEVRRIKEQKDKFYLILEPELVNVSFWYIPKRLRGVPHDAKKEQELGRLCPIIKSRMMQSGTLMVGYQPDDRRPNFFRSIISSIAVTKDDVDFMLNEIDRLGQDL; the protein is encoded by the coding sequence GGTCTGCTGATTACCTGTAACCAGATGTCGGCCGAGTATCTGTTCATGACGGACAAACTGTACGACATCAGCTACGATACCGGTGACAAGGTCATCCAGTGCGGTCGCCATAACGACATCTTCAAGCTGTGGCTGCAGTGGCGCTCCAAGGGCAATGAGGGCTTCGAACAGCACATGGATCATCTGATGGAGCTGACCGAGTACGAGGTCCGACGAATCAAGGAACAGAAAGACAAGTTCTATCTGATACTGGAACCGGAGCTGGTTAACGTATCGTTCTGGTATATCCCCAAGCGCCTTCGGGGAGTCCCGCACGATGCCAAAAAGGAGCAGGAACTGGGTAGATTGTGCCCCATCATCAAATCACGCATGATGCAGTCCGGAACATTGATGGTCGGTTATCAGCCGGACGATCGCCGTCCCAACTTCTTCCGGTCAATCATCTCCTCGATAGCAGTCACCAAGGACGATGTAGATTTCATGCTCAACGAAATTGACCGTCTGGGTCAGGATCTGTAA